TCAAAAGAAGTGGTCATAACCTTCTCGAGCTTTTCTTCCACTTCTTCTTCTTCCCAATAATAACCCTGGTTATTCTGAACCCATTCAAAGTAGGAAACGGTCACCCCGCCTGCGCTCGCAAGGACATCCGGCACAAGCAAAATGTCTCTGTCATGAAGAATTTTGGTTGCGTCCATTGTCGTCGGTCCGTTAGCAGCCTCAACCACAATTGACGCTTTGATATTTGCCGCATTTGCTTCAGTAATCTGGTTTTCTATCGCCGCAGGAACAAGGATATCGCAATCAAGCTCCAGTAATTCCTGATTCGTCAGTACGTTGTTAAACAGATTGGTTACCGTTCCAAAGCTGTCTCTGCGGTCGAGAAGATAGTCAATATCCAAACCATCAGGATCGTGCAGGCCGCCATTCACATCCGAGATCCCGACAATTTTCGCTCCGGCATCGTGCATGAATTTCGCAAGAAAACTTCCTGCATTTCCAAAACCCTGAATCACGACCCTCGCTCCCTCGACCGTAATGCCTTTTTTCTTTGCCGCTTCACGAATACAGATTGTAACACCTTTTGCTGTAGCCGATTCGCGACCGTGGGAACCGCCGAGGACGAGAGGCTTCCCCGTAATAAAGCCAGGGGAATCAAATTCTTTCATTCGGCTGTATTCGTCCATCATCCAGGCCATGATCTGAGAATTCGTAAATACGTCCGGTGCAGGGATGTCTTTTGTAGGCCCGACAATCTGACTGATGGCCCGGACATATCCCCGGCTAAGCCGTTCGATTTCCCGGAAGGACATCTGTCTTGGATCACAAACGATACCGCCTTTACCCCCACCATAAGGTAAATCCACAATTCCTGCCTTCAAACTCATCCATATGGAGAGCGCCCGGACTTCCATTTCAGTAACGTCCGGATGAAAGCGCACGCCCCCCTTTGTCGGACCTACACTGTCATTATGCTGCGCCCTGTATCCCGTGAATATCTCGATGGACCCATCATCCATTCGGACCGGAATCCTCACAGTCATCATTCTGAGCGGCTCTTTCATCAGTTCATACACTTCGTCCTGATAACCGAGTTTCCCCAGTGCTTGCTTAATCACTGTCTGCGTGGATTCCAACACATTCTTTTCTTTTTTGCTTTCTTCTGTTGACATTCTCTTCACCCCTGTGAACATTCTGTCTTTTGCGTATGCGCTTACACCTGTCTATACGTCCAT
This genomic window from [Bacillus] selenitireducens MLS10 contains:
- a CDS encoding Glu/Leu/Phe/Val family dehydrogenase; translated protein: MSTEESKKEKNVLESTQTVIKQALGKLGYQDEVYELMKEPLRMMTVRIPVRMDDGSIEIFTGYRAQHNDSVGPTKGGVRFHPDVTEMEVRALSIWMSLKAGIVDLPYGGGKGGIVCDPRQMSFREIERLSRGYVRAISQIVGPTKDIPAPDVFTNSQIMAWMMDEYSRMKEFDSPGFITGKPLVLGGSHGRESATAKGVTICIREAAKKKGITVEGARVVIQGFGNAGSFLAKFMHDAGAKIVGISDVNGGLHDPDGLDIDYLLDRRDSFGTVTNLFNNVLTNQELLELDCDILVPAAIENQITEANAANIKASIVVEAANGPTTMDATKILHDRDILLVPDVLASAGGVTVSYFEWVQNNQGYYWEEEEVEEKLEKVMTTSFENVYKVASLRNVDMRLAAYMVGVRKMAEASRFRGWI